The following proteins come from a genomic window of Dysidea avara chromosome 12, odDysAvar1.4, whole genome shotgun sequence:
- the LOC136240484 gene encoding uncharacterized protein isoform X2, translating to MVNTLFSSKQGGTKQFKQGKSTEFGWKAIIDLYKRELVRVHNNQARMVPRLREAHCLRDSWTKLNVLPAKIMQQEQVLGELFWYVNQYPPPDDASEVQETLAYLEACSLTFERGFLSHDRIRNLDSEILQNITKGYDYFSGWLTSILKEDPKYPHTSSTQRSFLSWQSMFTV from the exons ATGGTTAATACATTGTTTTCTTCAAAACAAGGAGGGACAAAGCAGTTTAAACAGGGAAAAAGCACAGAGTTTGGGTGGAAAGCCATTATTGACTTGTATAAGAGAGAGTTGGTACGGGTCCACAACAATCAGGCAAGAATGGTTCCACGATTAAGAGAGGCTCACTGTTTACGAGACTCGTGGACCAAACTTAATGTGCTGCCAGCAAAGATCATGCAG CAAGAGCAAGTCCTGGGAGAGCTCTTTTGGTATGTGAACCAGTATCCTCCACCAGACGATGCTTCTGAAGTGCAAGAGACTTTGGCTTACTTGGAAGCATGTAGTTTGACTTTTGAACGGGGGTTCCTGTCCCATGATCGTATCAGAAACTTGGACAGCGAGATACTGCAGAACATTACAAAGGGGTATGACTACTTTTCTGGGTGGCTAACTTCTATACTGAAGGAAG ATCCAAAATATCCCCATACATCATCAACCCAACGATCATTCCTCTCTTGGCAAAGTATGTTTACTGTATAG
- the LOC136241219 gene encoding uncharacterized protein, whose protein sequence is MSPASQQARKRYAQYQRSSNIRKLSKLEDSEVVLSDEQSEEMCEVMEAMKAKDLDKLYQEGDQHGVGSVMKTLWMTHKDRQKKQFFLNQEENSVGGRGNQWNMITIRMALAIYTRSPAAYKALQSFEILKLPSKSTMQAYTGAFMHAPGASNVCIVEQVSQYVLFKEECRKNGRQEPKSDGALIFDEVKVACQLMWNSQNHQLMGLAMTSKDMESLSDIYRILKNPEANQTSYILQFIWRDLTSSYDIVGLYYMSAASVEAKFVVACVFETIRLFQHYGLKTSVLVCDGGSSNISAIKASNDHHGAYSIKQEGVEQIRSGALDG, encoded by the exons ATGTCACCTGCCAGCCAGCAAGCACGTAAACGGTATGCTCAGTACCAGCGATCTAGCAATATTCGGAAATTGAGTAAGCTGGAGGATAGTGAAGTAGTACTCAGTGATGAACAGAGCGAGGAGATGTGTGAAGTGATGGAAGCTATGAAAGCCAAGGATTTGGATAAGCTGTACCAAGAGGGAGACCAGCATGGAGTAGGGAGTGTAATGAAGACATTGTGGATGACACATAAAGATCGCCAGAAAAAACAGTTTTTCTTGAATCAGGAGGAGAATT CTGTTGGAGGCCGTGGAAACCAGTGGAACATGATTACCATCCGTATGG CTTTAGCAATTTATACACGCAGCCCTGCAGCTTACAAAGCTCTACAAAGTTTTGAAATCCTAAAATTACCATCCAAGTCCACCATGCAAGCATACACTGGAGCTTTCATGCATGCTCCGGGAGCAAGTAATGTCTGCATTGTTGAGCAAGTATCTCAGTATGTTTTGTTCAAAGAAGAGTGTCGAAAGAATGGACGGCAGGAACCTAAATCTGATGGAGCCTTGATATTCGATGAGGTGAAAGTGGCCTGTCAGTTAATGTGGAACTCCCAGAATCACCAACTGATGGGGTTAGCAATGACATCCAAGGATATGGAATCTTTAAGTGACATCTACCGAATTCTTAAAAATCCTGAAGCTAACCAAACATCTTATATCTTGCAATTTATTTGGAGGGACCTTACCAGCAGCTATGACATAGTGGGTCTATACTATATGTCTGCTGCCTCAGTGGAAGCCAAATTTGTAGTGGCTTGTGTTTTCGAGACCATTAGGCTTTTTCAGCATTATGGTCTGAAAACTAGTGTGTTGGTATGCGATGGTGGATCTTCAAATATTTCTGCAATCAAAGCAAGTAATGACCACCATGGGGCATATTCAATAAAACAAGAAGGAGTTGAACAGATACGAAGTGGAGCCTTGGATGGTTAA
- the LOC136240482 gene encoding fanconi-associated nuclease 1-like gives MDECQPSPAKRVKVSEGDDEKDNIEQLSSPYYLDNLKFILDCVLGSDSVDKNALKEEDVSCTQKFRALEGSAQRLFIRLFLRKHQWIISSRIKYPRIASDLKPILQSLVQSGFLQDESKLTELPIILDLLTIDNLKVLCKNLKVVYNSSKRKTVEALIKHSNSYKPIFGSKSAGSVVFTKAKSQLGSCVRVDDTIRQALHKTILLFSLPTMAFDMDEPQSIIYRLLQVNIGSVVFPSYPILISRPLFESSEHYDRYYLAYCCEQSLTAALEAKNSEEINVTMDNTLKKFHNILGLKFKPLLGTSSEACIDLTDESNGIDCANVPVVQVPESLFSQYTEGSVYAKMLSSCVEYLEKCRLYGQANELLERLLSQSVYCVGSRGRWWERLALNLDQHLKKHSESVDVIVRALDDPSVRASRRLSLLQRAKRLSKHVKTGTNNKIKRLPDIDYISAPVVEVKAKMHSRREPGFKSHFILSEGDTTSIFLSVESLAISHYQQTEGWSHAVHAEGATFSTIFGVLFWNVVFGVEVPDVFRNAFQAGPLDYFTKKFYINRKETVDLHLQWISTASSQELSTFVSEVWDKHYGERCVGVTWDLFTNKDELISLVSALSGNLLSLICGEFSRDHHLGRAGLPDLSLWNSTENTCKFVEVKGPNDKLSQKQVLWLDKLIQWGCCVEVCKIKCNLD, from the exons ATGGATGAGTGCCAGCCTTCCCCAGCTAAACGCGTAAAGGTTTCGGAAGGAGATGATGAAAAGGATAATATAGAACAGTTATCTTCACCTTACTACCTGGATAACTTGAAGTTTATTTTGGATTGCGTGTTGGGCAGCGATAGTGTAGATAAAAACGCTCTGAAAGAAGAGGAtgtatcctgcacacaaaagtTTAGGGCGCTAGAAG GATCAGCCCAACGATTGTTTATTCGACTGTTTCTAAGGAAACACCAATGGATTATATCATCCAGAATCAAATATCCTAGGATCGCTAGTGACCTGAAACCTATTCTTCAGTCCCTTGTGCAATCTGGATTCCTGCAAGATG AGAGTAAACTGACTGAGTTACCAATAATTCTGGATTTGTTGACCATTGACAATCTCAAGGTGTTATGTAAGAACCTCAAGGTGGTCTACAACTCATCCAAACGGAAGACAGTGGAGGCTCTGATAAAACATTCTAACAGCTATAAACCCATATTTGGCAGTAAATCAGCTGGCTCTGTCGTTTTTACAAA GGCTAAGTCTCAGTTGGGGTCATGTGTTAGGGTGGATGACACTATCAGACAGGCTCTCCACAAAACTATTCTGTTGTTTTCCCTTCCTACAATGGCATTTGATATGGATGAACCCCAATCTATCAT TTATCGACTATTACAAGTTAACATTGGTAGTGTAGTGTTTCCCAGTTATCCCATACTGATATCCAGACCACTGTTTGAGTCCTCTGAACACTATGACAG GTACTATTTAGCTTACTGCTGTGAGCAATCTCTTACAGCAGCATTGGAGGCTAAAAACTCAGAAGAAATTAATGTAACCATGGACAACACACTTAAGAAATTTCATAATATTTTAGGATTAAAATTTAAACCACTACTAGGGACTTCTAGTGAAGCATGTATAGACTTGACTGATGAATCTAATGGAATAGACTGTGCAAATGTACCTGTTGTGCAAGTACCAGAATCATTGTTTAGTCAGTATACAGAAGGGTCGGTATATGCAAAGATGTTGTCGAGTTGTGTGGAGTACCTTGAGAAGTGTCGGTTGTATGGTCAGGCTAATGAACTATTGGAGAGGCTATTGTCACAGTCTGTGTACTGTGTTGGCTCCAGGGGTAGATGGTGGGAGAGACTTGCTCTAAATCTTGACCAGCACCTGAAGAAACACAGTGag TCAGTAGATGTGATAGTGAGAGCATTAGATGATCCTTCAGTAAGGGCAAGTAGGAGATTATCATTACTACAGAGAGCTAAACGACTTAGCAAACATGTCAAAACCGGCACTAACAATAAAATCAAACGTCTACCAGATATTGACTACATATCAGCACCTGTG GTTGAGGTGAAGGCAAAGATGCATTCTCGTCGTGAACCTGGATTCAAATCTCACTTCATTTTATCCGAAGGAGACACCACTAGTATATTCCTGTCAGTGGAGTCACTTGCTATTTCACATTACCAGCAGACAGAAGGATGGAGCCATGCTGTACATGCTGAGGGTGCCACCTTTTCAACCATTTTTGGGGTGTTGTTCTGGAATGTGGTATTTGGTGTGGAAGTCCCTGATGTGTTCAGAAATGCTTTTCAA GCTGGGCCACTGGACTATTTTACCAAGAAATTCTACATCAACAGAAAAGAAACAGTTGACTTACATCTTCAGTGGATATCTACTGCTTCCTCACAG GAGTTGTCCACGTTTGTATCGGAGGTGTGGGACAAACATTATGGGGAGCGTTGTGTTGGTGTCACATGGGACTTGTTTACCAATAAAGACGAACTTATA AGCCTGGTATCTGCATTGAGTGGGAACCTACTCAGTTTGATTTGTGGTGAATTTTCCAGAGACCATCATCTGGGTAGAGCCGGACTACCTGATCTGAGCCTGTGGAACTCCACTGAAAACACATGCAAG TTTGTTGAAGTAAAAGGACCAAACGATAAGTTGTCTCAAAAACAAGTTCTCTGGTTGGATAAGCTGATACAATGGGGATGTTGTGTAGAAGTGTGCAAGATCAAGTGTAACTTAGACTga
- the LOC136240484 gene encoding uncharacterized protein isoform X3: MVNTLFSSKQGGTKQFKQGKSTEFGWKAIIDLYKRELVRVHNNQARMVPRLREAHCLRDSWTKLNVLPAKIMQQEQVLGELFWYVNQYPPPDDASEVQETLAYLEACSLTFERGFLSHDRIRNLDSEILQNITKGYDYFSGWLTSILKEDPKYPHTSSTQRSFLSWQT; this comes from the exons ATGGTTAATACATTGTTTTCTTCAAAACAAGGAGGGACAAAGCAGTTTAAACAGGGAAAAAGCACAGAGTTTGGGTGGAAAGCCATTATTGACTTGTATAAGAGAGAGTTGGTACGGGTCCACAACAATCAGGCAAGAATGGTTCCACGATTAAGAGAGGCTCACTGTTTACGAGACTCGTGGACCAAACTTAATGTGCTGCCAGCAAAGATCATGCAG CAAGAGCAAGTCCTGGGAGAGCTCTTTTGGTATGTGAACCAGTATCCTCCACCAGACGATGCTTCTGAAGTGCAAGAGACTTTGGCTTACTTGGAAGCATGTAGTTTGACTTTTGAACGGGGGTTCCTGTCCCATGATCGTATCAGAAACTTGGACAGCGAGATACTGCAGAACATTACAAAGGGGTATGACTACTTTTCTGGGTGGCTAACTTCTATACTGAAGGAAG ATCCAAAATATCCCCATACATCATCAACCCAACGATCATTCCTCTCTTGGCAAA CATAA
- the LOC136241478 gene encoding uncharacterized protein yields the protein MTAANCNYDSREIITVAAIKSSATVLKGKLGGVEVELMLDSGSSVSLVQSNILQKARNVTQVAARPIELVTASGDQLPILQHVKASVQLGSQDAAANDTGINRETPGINQEAPNWPPPSVDHVILPLEQAETYRYPQRFRRPPDRYRP from the exons ATGACTGCAGCAAATTGTAATTACGACTCCCGTGAAATTATAACAGTAGCAGCCATAAAGTCTTCAGCAACAGTGCTCAAGGGGAAACTTGGTGGAGTGGAAGTAGAGCTAATGCTGGACTCTGGTTCCTCAGTCTCCCTGGTGCAATCTAACATCCTTCAAAAAGCTCGTAATGTCACCCAAGTAGCAGCAAGGCCGATAGAGTTAGTGACAGCGTCAGGCGATCAGTTGCCTATTCTACAACATGTCAAGGCTTCGGTGCAGCTTG GTTCACAAGATGCTGCTGCTAATGACACTGGCATCAACCGAGAGACTCCTGGCATCAACCAAGAGGCTCCTAATTGGCCACCTCCTTcagttgatcatgtgatcctgcCGCTGGAGCAAGCTGAGACTTACCGCTACCCTCAACGCTTCCGAAGGCCACCAGACCGTTATAGACCATAA
- the LOC136240483 gene encoding uncharacterized protein, whose translation MFRKDRGSRGGGVMLAISDNLPSKQIPSPRNLEVVNVSVSFNDSDVIFCMVYAPPNATADYHKDLSDYLATTTTLSNPVFILGDFNLPDINWATLTGRTPISNNFCDSIFESNFKQLVESPTHTCGNILDLVLTNSPEHVLHLSIHSPEYQCITSDHYLITFSINFKFSTHSTSTKEFFNFSKGDYNGLTEYLSNCDLSIIYNSSDVEEIWYILRSNILAGIELFIPKVKLHCRQFPNWFTPQLRHSHKCLRTLQRKYNRNPTPNNFQRLTKAQVSFQASSIAAKSAFEQTLIYNFTTNKDTKIFRYIKEFSKSHNLPPELHNDSITVNTDLE comes from the exons ATGTTTAGAAAGGACAGAGGCTCACGTGGTGGGGGCGTTATGCTGGCAATCAGCGACAATCTACCTAGTAAACAAATTCCAAGTCCCAGAAACCTTGAAGTGGTAAACGTTTCTGTCTCTTTTAATGATTCTGATGTCATTTTTTGCATGGTATATGCACCTCCAAATGCCACTGCTGACTATCACAAGGACCTATCCGACTACCTAGCCACCACTACCACCCTGTCCAACCCTGTATTTATTCTTGGCGATTTCAATCTACCGGACATAAACTGGGCAACTCTCACTGGCAGAACACCGATCTCCAACAACTTCTGTGATAGTATATTTGAATCTAACTTCAAGCAACTTGTGGAATCCCCAACCCATACATGTGGTAACATACTAGACCTTGTGTTAACAAATAGTCCTGAACACGTTTTACATTTATCTATTCATTCTCCAGAATACCAATGTATTACATCTGACCATTATTTAATCACATTTTCAATTAATTTTAAGTTCTCAACACATTCTACATCTACTAAGGAGTTCTTCAATTTTTCTAAAGGTGACTACAATGGATTAACAGAGTACCTATCGAACTGCGACCTCTCTATAATCTACAATTCTTCTGATGTTGAAGAAATTTGGTACATTTTAAGAAGTAACATACTGGCTGGCATTGAACTGTTCATCCCAAAGGTCAAACTGCACTGTAGACAATTCCCTAACTGGTTCACTCCCCAACTACGTCATTCCCACAAGTGTCTTCGTACACTTCAGCGTAAATACAACAGGAATCCTACACCAAACAATTTCCAACGACTAACCAAAGCTCAAGTCTCTTTTCAAGCTTCTAGTATTGCAGCAAAGTCTGCATTTGAGCAGACCTTAATATATAACTTCACTACAAATAAGGACACAAAAATTTTCCGATACATTAAAGAGTTCTCGAAATCTCACAACCTACCGCCTGAGCTACACAATGACTCCATCACAGTGAACACAGACCTCG AGTAA
- the LOC136240484 gene encoding uncharacterized protein isoform X1, which produces MVNTLFSSKQGGTKQFKQGKSTEFGWKAIIDLYKRELVRVHNNQARMVPRLREAHCLRDSWTKLNVLPAKIMQQEQVLGELFWYVNQYPPPDDASEVQETLAYLEACSLTFERGFLSHDRIRNLDSEILQNITKGYDYFSGWLTSILKEGTVLIRYFAIMILNCWFLDPKYPHTSSTQRSFLSWQT; this is translated from the exons ATGGTTAATACATTGTTTTCTTCAAAACAAGGAGGGACAAAGCAGTTTAAACAGGGAAAAAGCACAGAGTTTGGGTGGAAAGCCATTATTGACTTGTATAAGAGAGAGTTGGTACGGGTCCACAACAATCAGGCAAGAATGGTTCCACGATTAAGAGAGGCTCACTGTTTACGAGACTCGTGGACCAAACTTAATGTGCTGCCAGCAAAGATCATGCAG CAAGAGCAAGTCCTGGGAGAGCTCTTTTGGTATGTGAACCAGTATCCTCCACCAGACGATGCTTCTGAAGTGCAAGAGACTTTGGCTTACTTGGAAGCATGTAGTTTGACTTTTGAACGGGGGTTCCTGTCCCATGATCGTATCAGAAACTTGGACAGCGAGATACTGCAGAACATTACAAAGGGGTATGACTACTTTTCTGGGTGGCTAACTTCTATACTGAAGGAAGGTACAGTATTGATTCGGTATTTTGCAATTATGATATTGAACTGTTGGTTTTTAGATCCAAAATATCCCCATACATCATCAACCCAACGATCATTCCTCTCTTGGCAAA CATAA